One stretch of Prunus persica cultivar Lovell chromosome G1, Prunus_persica_NCBIv2, whole genome shotgun sequence DNA includes these proteins:
- the LOC109946758 gene encoding bark storage protein A-like isoform X1: MGYCDRAEQVGCLASAGVVSAIWVFWLTDCLLYFWLVCSFCFFIRKKMGISAVACIVLYAILMLKAQQSNGALSAETQMLIEEANMSGPYLGLVIPNSFEMDPLLQSPNFTSSNLFIDFSGRRFRFGTIANKQVILVMTGLSMINAAITTQLLLSVFNIEGVVHYGIAGHANPSFNLADVVIPQYWSHSALWSWQRYGKGPQDELPLEANGDYTREFGYLNVANYTVNVTDGSSYDNLLNNIWFQPEEVFPIDGTPEERQHAFWVAVDPLYYEISQKLEELELERCLNATTCLPHTPKVARVQRGTSASIFLSNAAYRSFLYDKFNITPLDMESASVALICLQQRVPFIAIRSLSSSLTGGGSGDPNEASKFITLASKNSVTAVVEFIKQLSLHQLLVND, from the exons ATGGGATATTGTGATCGAGCAGAGCAGGTTGGTTGCCTTGCCTCAGCTGGTGTTGTTTCTGCAATCTGGGTTTTTTGGCTCACAGATTGTTTGCTTTACTTCTGGCTTGTTTGTAGCTTTTGCTTCTTT ataagaaagaaaatgggaATTTCAGCTGTGGCTTGCATAGTTCTCTATGCTATATTGATGCTTAAAGCACAGCAGTCAAATGGTGCATTGTCAGCAGAGACACAGATGTTGATTGAGGAGGCCAACATGAGTGGCCCTTATTTAGGCCTGGTCATTCCAAATTCCTTTGAAATGGACCCTCTTCTGCAATCTCCAAACTTCACTTCAAGCAACTTGTTTATAGATTTTTCTG gGAGGAGATTTAGGTTTGGAACAATTGCTAATAAGCAAGTTATATTAGTGATGACAGGACTGTCAATG ATTAATGCAGCAATAACTACTCAGCTATTATTAAGTGTGTTCAATATAGAAGGAGTGGTGCATTATGGCATAGCTGGGCATGCAAACCCGTCTTTCAATCTTGCAGATGTGGTCATTCCTCAGTATTGGTCTCATTCTGCTTTATGGAGCTGGCAG AGATATGGAAAAGGGCCTCAAGATGAGCTGCCCCTTGAAGCAAATGGAGACTACACCAGAGAATTTGGGTACTTGAATGTTGCAAATTACACTGTGAATGTGACAGATGGCAGCTCATATGACAACTTATTGAACAACATTTGGTTTCAACCAGAGGAAGTCTTCCCCATAGATGGAACTCCAGAGGAAAGACAGCATGCCTTTTGGGTTGCTGTTGATCCCCTCTACTATGAAATCTCCCAAAAATTGGAG GAATTGGAACTTGAACGTTGCCTAAACGCCACAACATGTTTGCCCCATACACCAAAAGTGGCTAGAGTCCAAAGGGGTACAAGTGCAAGCATTTTCCTGTCCAATGCTGCTTATCGTAGCTTCTTATATGATAAGTTCAACATAACCCCTCTGGACATGGAAAGTGCTTCTGTTGCCCTAATATGTCTTCAGCAAAGGGTGCCTTTCATTGCCATCAGGTCTCTCTCGTCTTCTTTGACTGGCGGCGGCTCAGGTGATCCAAACGAGGCTAGCAAATTCATAACTCTCGCATCGAAAAATTCAGTTACAGCAGTGGTGGAATTTATCAAACAGTTGTCTCTTCATCAGCTCTTAGTTAATGATTGA
- the LOC109946758 gene encoding bark storage protein A-like isoform X2 — MGYCDRAEQLLLLCKLLLSLIRKKMGISAVACIVLYAILMLKAQQSNGALSAETQMLIEEANMSGPYLGLVIPNSFEMDPLLQSPNFTSSNLFIDFSGRRFRFGTIANKQVILVMTGLSMINAAITTQLLLSVFNIEGVVHYGIAGHANPSFNLADVVIPQYWSHSALWSWQRYGKGPQDELPLEANGDYTREFGYLNVANYTVNVTDGSSYDNLLNNIWFQPEEVFPIDGTPEERQHAFWVAVDPLYYEISQKLEELELERCLNATTCLPHTPKVARVQRGTSASIFLSNAAYRSFLYDKFNITPLDMESASVALICLQQRVPFIAIRSLSSSLTGGGSGDPNEASKFITLASKNSVTAVVEFIKQLSLHQLLVND, encoded by the exons ATGGGATATTGTGATCGAGCAGAGCAG CTTTTGCTTCTTTGTAAGCTTCTGCTCTCTCTG ataagaaagaaaatgggaATTTCAGCTGTGGCTTGCATAGTTCTCTATGCTATATTGATGCTTAAAGCACAGCAGTCAAATGGTGCATTGTCAGCAGAGACACAGATGTTGATTGAGGAGGCCAACATGAGTGGCCCTTATTTAGGCCTGGTCATTCCAAATTCCTTTGAAATGGACCCTCTTCTGCAATCTCCAAACTTCACTTCAAGCAACTTGTTTATAGATTTTTCTG gGAGGAGATTTAGGTTTGGAACAATTGCTAATAAGCAAGTTATATTAGTGATGACAGGACTGTCAATG ATTAATGCAGCAATAACTACTCAGCTATTATTAAGTGTGTTCAATATAGAAGGAGTGGTGCATTATGGCATAGCTGGGCATGCAAACCCGTCTTTCAATCTTGCAGATGTGGTCATTCCTCAGTATTGGTCTCATTCTGCTTTATGGAGCTGGCAG AGATATGGAAAAGGGCCTCAAGATGAGCTGCCCCTTGAAGCAAATGGAGACTACACCAGAGAATTTGGGTACTTGAATGTTGCAAATTACACTGTGAATGTGACAGATGGCAGCTCATATGACAACTTATTGAACAACATTTGGTTTCAACCAGAGGAAGTCTTCCCCATAGATGGAACTCCAGAGGAAAGACAGCATGCCTTTTGGGTTGCTGTTGATCCCCTCTACTATGAAATCTCCCAAAAATTGGAG GAATTGGAACTTGAACGTTGCCTAAACGCCACAACATGTTTGCCCCATACACCAAAAGTGGCTAGAGTCCAAAGGGGTACAAGTGCAAGCATTTTCCTGTCCAATGCTGCTTATCGTAGCTTCTTATATGATAAGTTCAACATAACCCCTCTGGACATGGAAAGTGCTTCTGTTGCCCTAATATGTCTTCAGCAAAGGGTGCCTTTCATTGCCATCAGGTCTCTCTCGTCTTCTTTGACTGGCGGCGGCTCAGGTGATCCAAACGAGGCTAGCAAATTCATAACTCTCGCATCGAAAAATTCAGTTACAGCAGTGGTGGAATTTATCAAACAGTTGTCTCTTCATCAGCTCTTAGTTAATGATTGA
- the LOC18792888 gene encoding bark storage protein A gives MGGSEVAWPCIVVYAMMMISLMLNTQQIHGALPANTQKLIDEANKRGPYLGLVIPNSFEMNPLLQSPHFTSTDLIIDFSGRRFRFGTIANKKVILVMTGLSLINAGITTQLLLTLFNIEGVVHYGIAGNANPSLNIADVAIPHYWAHTALWNWQRYGQGPEDELPLEANGDYTRKIGYINVANYTVNVTDGSSYGNLLNNIWFQPEEVFPIDGTPEERQHAFWVAVDPHYYEISQKVEDVKLEGCLNSTTCLSNIPKVARVQRGASASIYLDNAAYRGFLYNKFNISPVDMETASVALICLQQRVPFIAIRAISDLAGGGSADSNEADMFTPLAAKNSVTVVVEFIKQLSAAATISV, from the exons atgggtGGTTCAGAAGTAGCTTGGCCTTGCATAGTTGTTTATGCTATGATGATGATCAGTTTGATGCTTAACACACAGCAGATACATGGTGCATTGCCGGCGAACACACAAAAGCTGATCGACGAGGCCAACAAGCGTGGCCCTTATCTAGGCTTGGTCATTCCAAATTCTTTTGAAATGAACCCTCTTCTTCAGTCTCCGCACTTCACCTCAACTGACTTGATCATAGATTTTTCCG GAAGGAGATTTCGATTTGGAACCATTGCTAACAAGAAAGTCATATTAGTTATGACAGGACTGTCATTG ATTAATGCAGGCATAACCACTCAGCTTTTGTTAACCCTATTCAATATAGAAGGAGTGGTGCATTATGGCATAGCTGGCAATGCAAACCCATCTCTCAACATTGCAGATGTTGCCATTCCTCATTATTGGGCCCACACTGCTCTTTGGAACTGGCAG AGATATGGGCAAGGGCCTGAAGATGAGCTACCTCTTGAAGCAAATGGAGACTACACAAGAAAAATAGGGTACATAAACGTTGCAAATTACACAGTGAATGTGACAGATGGCAGCTCATATGGCAACCTGTTGAACAACATTTGGTTTCAACCAGAGGAAGTCTTCCCCATAGATGGAACTCCAGAAGAAAGACAGCATGCCTTTTGGGTTGCTGTTGATCCCCACTACTATGAAATCTCCCAAAAAGTAGAG GACGTGAAATTGGAAGGCTGCCTCAACTCAACAACATGTTTGTCCAATATACCAAAAGTGGCAAGAGTCCAAAGGGGAGCAAGTGCAAGCATTTACCTAGACAATGCTGCTTATCGTGGCTTCCTATATAACAAATTCAACATAAGCCCTGTGGACATGGAGACTGCTTCTGTTGCCTTGATATGTCTCCAACAAAGGGTTCCCTTCATAGCCATCAGGGCGATCTCTGACTTGGCCGGCGGTGGCTCTGCTGACTCGAATGAGGCGGACATGTTCACCCCTCTCGCTGCCAAGAACTCGGTTACAGTTGTTGTGGAATTTATCAAACAGTTATCAGCTGCTGCTACCATCTCTGTTTAA
- the LOC18791199 gene encoding tocopherol cyclase, chloroplastic has protein sequence MEPSLSSSLREPHHFSPNLGFRTANPLLFQASKRSSLRTLKLGFLQTKSSISSSTTQQDKDSVSSVNPVYVPTPQNRDLRTPHSGYHFDGTNRKFFEGWYFKVSIPERRQSFCFMYSVENPAFRKKLTPLEVAQNGPRSTGVGAQILGAYDKYICQYSEESQNFWGSRDELMLGNTFVAEKQLKPPNKEVPPKEFDRRVMEGFQVTPLWHQGSIRDDGRSDYVETVPTARWEYSTRPVYGWGDVGSKQKSTAGWLAAFPVFEPHWQICMAGGLSTGWIEWGGERFEFQNAPSYSEKNWGGAFPRKWFWVQCNVFEGASGEVALTAGGGLRQLPGLTETFENAALIGVHYGGKFYEFVPWYGDVSWEISPWGYWSIAAENETHKIELEATTEDSGTTLRAPTAESGLAPACKDTCFGELKLQIWERRYDGSKGKLILDVKSNMAAVEVGGGPWFSTWKGKTSTPELLSRALRVPVDVEGAYNLVPLFKPPGL, from the exons ATGGAACCAAGCTTGTCTTCTTCACTGCGCGAACCTCACCATTTCTCTCCGAACTTGGGCTTTCGAACCGCAAACCCTCTGCTCTTCCAAGCTTCAAAGCGCAGCTCCTTGAGGACTCTCAAGCTAGGGTTTCTCCAAACTAAATCCTCCATTTCCTCTTCCACAACTCAACAGGACAAAGACTCCGTGAGCTCTGTGAACCCCGTATACGTCCCCACACCTCAAAATCGAGACCTTCGAACCCCTCACAGCGG GTACCATTTCGATGGAACGAACCGGAAATTCTTCGAGGGATGGTACTTCAAGGTTTCAATACCGGAACGGCGGCAGAGCTTCTGCTTCATGTACTCCGTTGAGAATCCTGCGTTCCGTAAGAAGCTGACGCCGTTGGAAGTGGCTCAGAACGGGCCTAGATCGACGGGTGTCGGTGCTCAAATTCTGGGTGCATATGACAAGTACATTTGTCAATATTCTGAAGAATCTCAGAACTTTTGGGGAA GCAGGGATGAGCTTATGTTGGGGAATACTTTTGTAGCAGAAAAACAGTTGAAGCCTCCAAACAAGGAGGTTCCTCCTAAG GAATTCGATAGGAGAGTGATGGAAGGTTTTCAAGTCACCCCACTATGGCACCAAGGTTCCATTCGTGATGATGGCAG GTCAGATTATGTGGAAACGGTGCCAACTGCTCGTTGGGAGTACAGTACCCGCCCAGTTTATGGCTGGGGTGATGTTGGGTCTAAGCAGAAGTCTACTGCAGGATGGTTAGCAGCTTTTCCTGTATTTGAACCCCATTGGCAAATATGCATGGCTGGTGGATTGTCAACAG GTTGGATAGAGTGGGGTGGTGAAAGATTTGAGTTTCAAAATGCCCCTTCTTATTCTGAAAAGAATTGGGGTGGAGCATTCCCAAGAAAATGGTTCTGG GTTCAGTGTAATGTTTTTGAAGGCGCTAGTGGTGAAGTTGCACTCACCGCAGGTGGCGGGTTGAGGCAACTACCTGGATTAACAGAGACTTTTGAAAACGCTGCATTG ATTGGAGTTCACTATGGTGGaaagttttatgaatttgtaCCGTGGTATGGTGATGTTAGTTGGGAAATTTCTCCTTGGGGTTATTGGTCCATTGCTGCAGAGAATGAAACGCACAAG ATTGAATTAGAGGCAACAACAGAGGATTCTGGTACAACGTTGCGTGCTCCAACAGCAGAATCTGGACTTGCCCCAGCTTGTAAAGATACTTGTTTTGGTGAGCTAAAACTGCAAATATGGGAACGAAGATATGATGGCAGCAAGGGGAAG CTGATATTGGATGTTAAAAGTAACATGGCCGCTGTAGAAGTTGGAGGAGGACCATGGTTCAGTACTTGGAAGGGCAAGACTTCCACACCAGAGCTCCTTAGCCGGGCTCTCAGAGTTCCAGTTGACGTGGAAGGGGCGTATAATTTGGTTCCATTATTCAAACCCCCTGGTCTGTAG
- the LOC18793488 gene encoding probable beta-1,4-xylosyltransferase IRX9H, producing the protein MASIRRTLSPVPRAGTALNGEACSVASPLSRSSCTHNNYPTSNGLLSSLSASLDPFVLSVFSPRSSRPLEKSKPKGHIWRRALSHFFICFIVGLFIGLTPFASMNFSVNLMSKHQDFSFDMISSVGFQLHDSVHRNVTLFDGVKMKKNVTTESQVKDWEAKDGILEKAVDNRLLIQESDLEFRKLLIIVTPTYAQPFQAYNLNRLAHTLKLISPPLLWIVVEMTSQSAETADILKRTGIMYRHLVCNNNLTDVRDRSVHQRNVALSHIETHRLDGIVYFADEDNVYSTDLFEQMRQIRRFGTWTVAKLMSGKMKPIIEGPVCNGTQVIGWHVNESSRRFQRFHAKISGFAFNSSILWDPKGWHRPTLEPIRQLETDNDDFKASTFIEQVVEDESQMEGLQHDCSTIMVWYHHHESSNTFYPHKWIMKDSLDVIASLK; encoded by the exons atggcgTCTATTAGAAGAACTTTGTCTCCAGTGCCTCGAGCAGGAACTGCACTAAATGGGGAAGCTTGTTCAGTTGCTTCTCCATTGTCCAGGTCCTCGTGTACTCACAACAACTACCCAACATCCAATGGATTGTTATCGTCTCTGTCCGCTTCATTGGACCCTTTTGTTCTCAGTGTCTTTTCTCCAAGGTCTTCTAGGCCCCTTGAGAAGTCAAAACCAAAGGGCCATATTTGGAGGAGGGCACTTTCCCATTTCTTCATTTGTTTCATTGTTGGGCTATTCATTGGGCTTACACCCTTTGCCTCAATGAATTTCTCCGTGAATCTCATGTCGAAGCATCAAGACTTCTCCTTTGACATGATATCTTCAGTTGGGTTTCAGTTGCATGATAGTGTACACAGAAATGTCACACTATTCGACGGtgtgaaaatgaagaagaatgtTACGACAGAGTCGCAAGTCAAGGACTGGGAGGCAAAAGATGGCATTCTAGAGAAAGCTGTAGATAACCGGTTACTCATCCAAGAATCAGATTTGGAGTTCCGAAAGCTTTTGATAATCGTGACCCCAACATATGCTCAGCCATTTCAAGCCTATAATCTGAATCGTTTGGCACACACACTAAAATTAATCTCACCTCCATTGTTATGGATTGTTGTGGAGATGACCTCCCAATCTGCAGAAACAGCTGACATCTTGAAGAGAACTGGGATTATGTACAGGCATCTCGTTTGCAATAACAATCTTACTGATGTAAGAGACAGAAGTGTTCATCAAAGAAATGTTGCACTTTCTCACATTGAAACTCACCGTCTTGATGGAATCGTCTACTTTGCAGATGAGGATAATGTCTATTCAACTGATCTTTTCGAGCAAATGAGGCAGATCAg GCGGTTTGGGACCTGGACAGTGGCCAAACTAATGAGTGGCAAAATGAAACCTATTATTGAGGGCCCGGTTTGTAATGGAACTCAGGTCATAGGATGGCATGTAAATGAATCAAGTAGAAGATTTCAGAGATTTCATGCTAAAATATCAGGATTTGCCTTCAATAGTTCGATACTCTGGGACCCCAAAGGGTGGCATCGACCAACCCTTGAACCTATTAGGCAGCTTGAGACAGACAATGATGATTTCAAG GCGAGCACATTTATTGAACAAGTTGTCGAAGATGAAAGTCAAATGGAAGGTTTACAGCATGATTGCTCAACAATCATGGTTTGGTACCATCACCATGAATCATCTAATACCTTCTATCCTCACAAATGGATCATGAAAGATAGCCTAGATGTAATTGCCTCACTTAAGTGA